The proteins below are encoded in one region of Rhodopirellula islandica:
- a CDS encoding sensor histidine kinase codes for MSDRVSALSSILRSPARILGIVLMLVFIAEVGVMLALPHVMPDFLGETGTAVLDAVLLTLVCAPVLWWVIIGPLRRIAVQEHGRSETIVANASEGILTFDHDGVILSCNRAATELFSTEMDLVVGTMTSAFLEELPQSFESLPASFRLSAKRPDGSTFPVEVSVSEYPSESKRLRIAIIRDLTAAELAESERLMMARETEALRAQQMTTLAQLATGVAHEIRNPLTSIKMLIQVNRSKFAEEGLPTDDLELVEQEIRRMERSVNGLLDFARPEQGEQSVFPIQNVIQKTTQLVEGRCGQQGVKLTVECDETPLHIEGDASQLQQLLLNLSLNALDALPDGGEVTIRAVASNGELEVSVVDTGAGIRDDMLDKLFTPFSTSKPTGVGLGLGICRRIANSHHGTLTGENRAQGGAEFRLTLPLADQSTNRSNDSSIDKVSCKVS; via the coding sequence ATGTCCGACCGTGTTTCCGCTTTGTCCTCCATCCTGCGTTCGCCGGCGAGGATTCTGGGCATTGTGTTGATGCTGGTGTTCATTGCCGAGGTCGGCGTGATGTTGGCGTTACCGCATGTGATGCCGGACTTCCTAGGCGAGACCGGCACCGCGGTCCTGGACGCCGTGTTGTTGACGCTGGTGTGCGCGCCTGTCCTGTGGTGGGTCATCATTGGTCCACTGCGGCGAATTGCGGTTCAAGAACACGGTCGCAGCGAAACGATTGTCGCCAACGCCAGCGAGGGCATTCTGACGTTCGACCATGACGGAGTGATCCTGTCGTGTAATCGTGCGGCAACGGAGTTGTTTTCGACCGAGATGGATCTGGTGGTGGGCACGATGACGAGCGCGTTCCTGGAGGAGTTGCCCCAGTCGTTCGAGTCCTTGCCCGCCTCCTTCCGACTCAGTGCCAAGCGACCTGATGGCAGCACGTTCCCAGTCGAAGTGTCGGTGAGCGAATACCCGTCGGAATCCAAACGGCTTCGCATCGCGATCATTCGTGACCTGACAGCGGCGGAGTTGGCTGAATCGGAACGGTTGATGATGGCCCGCGAAACCGAAGCGTTGCGAGCACAGCAAATGACCACGCTGGCTCAATTGGCCACCGGGGTTGCCCATGAGATCCGCAACCCGTTGACGTCGATCAAGATGCTCATCCAGGTCAATCGCAGCAAATTTGCTGAGGAAGGGTTGCCGACCGACGACCTTGAATTGGTGGAGCAGGAAATCCGTCGGATGGAGCGCAGCGTCAACGGCCTGTTGGATTTCGCACGTCCAGAACAAGGCGAACAGTCGGTCTTTCCAATTCAAAATGTGATCCAGAAAACCACACAGTTGGTCGAAGGCCGTTGTGGGCAGCAGGGTGTGAAGCTCACGGTCGAATGCGATGAAACTCCTCTTCATATCGAAGGTGACGCATCACAGCTCCAGCAGCTGTTGCTCAATCTTTCCCTCAATGCACTGGATGCCCTGCCCGACGGAGGCGAAGTGACCATTCGTGCCGTTGCCAGCAACGGGGAACTCGAAGTGTCGGTGGTCGACACGGGAGCTGGGATCCGGGATGACATGCTGGATAAATTGTTCACCCCGTTCTCGACCAGCAAACCGACCGGCGTTGGTCTCGGGTTGGGGATCTGCCGCCGAATCGCCAACTCGCACCATGGAACGCTGACAGGGGAAAATCGAGCTCAGGGGGGCGCGGAGTTTCGACTGACGCTGCCGTTGGCCGATCAATCCACCAACCGATCGAATGACTCATCGATTGACAAGGTCTCATGCAAAGTCTCTTAG
- a CDS encoding sigma-54-dependent transcriptional regulator, which yields MQSLLVIDDEPSICKAFERAFSSDTISVLTAKDGAEGERLFTDAKPDVVVIDLSLPDVSGLELFKRLRELDARVPFIFITGHGTVQSAIEATKLGAYDYLFKPLELDEIRTLLDKAFKLSRMVRVQPVLAESDAEKESTGDAIVGRCNAMKEVYKAIGRVASQNLTVLLLGESGTGKEVVAQAIYHHSARSTGPFQAINCAAIPDALLESEIFGHEKGAFTDAHRQRIGKLQQADGGTLFLDEVGDMSPMTQAKLLRVLQDQTFERVGGNTPIQVDVRIIAATNHDLKQLVSEGLFRSDLYFRLSVVTIQLPPLREREDDLRVLAEYFLRRYSNEFGKDIRTIAPETLEVLGAYHWPGNVRELESVMKQSLLTARGNVLLPDFLPPLGDVRGHAGDSSGPEFLSEKFVVERLEAGTDNLYAEAISIAERQLFRQVLTHTAGNQLKAATLLGISRVTLRSKLKSLGIEAADFAN from the coding sequence ATGCAAAGTCTCTTAGTCATTGATGATGAACCCTCGATCTGCAAAGCGTTCGAGCGAGCTTTCTCGAGCGATACCATTTCGGTGTTGACCGCGAAAGACGGTGCCGAAGGCGAGCGATTGTTTACGGATGCAAAACCGGACGTCGTCGTAATTGATTTGAGCTTGCCCGATGTCAGTGGGTTGGAACTCTTCAAGCGTCTGCGTGAACTGGACGCGCGAGTTCCGTTCATCTTCATCACGGGGCACGGAACGGTTCAGTCCGCCATCGAAGCGACCAAGTTGGGAGCGTACGACTACCTTTTCAAACCACTCGAACTGGACGAGATTCGGACGCTGCTCGACAAAGCGTTCAAACTCAGCCGGATGGTCCGCGTTCAACCAGTGCTCGCCGAATCGGACGCTGAAAAAGAGTCGACGGGCGATGCGATCGTCGGTCGCTGCAACGCGATGAAGGAGGTCTACAAGGCCATCGGCCGGGTGGCGTCGCAGAACTTGACGGTGTTGTTGCTGGGCGAAAGCGGGACCGGCAAAGAGGTTGTTGCCCAAGCGATCTACCATCACAGCGCTCGGTCCACCGGACCGTTTCAAGCGATCAATTGTGCGGCGATCCCAGACGCATTGCTGGAAAGCGAGATCTTCGGGCATGAAAAAGGCGCGTTCACCGACGCACACCGGCAACGCATCGGGAAACTTCAGCAGGCAGATGGGGGCACCTTGTTCTTGGATGAGGTCGGCGATATGTCGCCGATGACTCAGGCCAAGTTGCTGCGAGTGCTGCAGGATCAAACGTTTGAACGTGTTGGCGGCAACACACCCATCCAGGTCGATGTCCGGATCATTGCCGCCACCAATCATGATTTGAAGCAGTTGGTTTCCGAAGGGCTGTTTCGATCGGATCTGTACTTTCGACTGAGTGTGGTCACGATTCAGTTACCACCGCTGCGAGAACGCGAGGATGACCTGCGAGTGTTGGCCGAGTACTTTCTGCGCCGCTACAGCAATGAATTCGGAAAAGACATTCGCACGATCGCGCCAGAGACACTGGAAGTGCTGGGGGCCTATCACTGGCCTGGGAATGTGCGTGAACTCGAAAGCGTGATGAAGCAATCGTTGCTGACCGCTCGCGGCAATGTTCTGTTGCCCGATTTCTTGCCGCCCCTGGGGGACGTACGCGGACACGCCGGGGATTCCTCGGGGCCCGAGTTTCTCTCGGAGAAATTTGTTGTTGAGCGGCTCGAGGCTGGCACCGACAACTTGTACGCCGAAGCCATTTCCATCGCCGAGCGTCAACTGTTTCGTCAAGTGCTCACGCACACGGCCGGCAACCAGCTCAAAGCGGCGACTCTGCTCGGGATCAGCCGCGTGACCCTGCGGAGCAAGCTGAAGTCGCTGGGGATCGAAGCCGCGGACTTCGCCAACTGA